The following nucleotide sequence is from Basilea psittacipulmonis DSM 24701.
ATCTTTTCGCCAGTTGTTGGCACTTTAATATGTTCATATGACATGTTCATTCTCCGTTATAATTTGCTTCACATCGAGTAAAATATGTACGTTTTACTAAATGACACACTAACTCTTATATATAATACAAGACTCAACCTTACATTTTAACAAAAACTTATCATGTTTAATCCTAGTCGTGAACAGGTTCGTATATTTTTTACAACAGTACTCAAAAAACACCACCAAAACGATATTTTGACTCCCATTGAAAACCAAGCATTAAACTGGGTTTTGAAACATCCCGAGTATCACGAAGATTTATTAAATCCAGACAATCAACATAAAGACTATCAGGTTGAAAATGGTCAAACCAATCCTTTTTTGCACCTATCCATGCACTTAGCCATACAGGAACAAATCAATATTGACAGTCCACCAGGAATAAAAGCGATTGCCCAAAAGCTTATTCAACGTTATGGCGAACACGAGGCACATCATAAAATCATGGAAGCGTTGGGATTAGTGATTTGGGAAGCTCAACGACACGGTGCACCGATGAATAATGAACGTTATTTAGAATTATTAGAAAAGCTAGTTTAATCCCACAAGCACTTTCTCTGCATTATGCCCAAAGAAGGAGGTCACCCAAACAACCACCTCCTTCAATCA
It contains:
- a CDS encoding DUF1841 family protein, with the protein product MFNPSREQVRIFFTTVLKKHHQNDILTPIENQALNWVLKHPEYHEDLLNPDNQHKDYQVENGQTNPFLHLSMHLAIQEQINIDSPPGIKAIAQKLIQRYGEHEAHHKIMEALGLVIWEAQRHGAPMNNERYLELLEKLV